From Amyelois transitella isolate CPQ chromosome 2, ilAmyTran1.1, whole genome shotgun sequence:
TTAGGTTTGTAGAATAACATGTAGATACATATTTCTAGTTTTTACTAGTACACactatgtacacagaaaaacTAGCAAAAACTCAAATTGTATTTGACATATCATTCAAACCTATTTAAaagttggaattctttttttcaggAGAGATAGAGGATTTTGTTATAAGTTAGTGCCTTTAGCATTAACTTCCACGCTTGAGTATGAAACCTACAAACAAGTTTGTTACGGGAATGTAACATTCACGTACATAGGGCCGAGTATACTGCACTTGACTGGGTTTTTATACTCGTTATACCTGTTCAGAGTTTCTGATAACGAACAACTACAAAATTTGATGGAGAGGGTAAAATGGATTTTTATACTGACTAgaattttacttttcattttaggtatatattttgtatttacggacgttcgtctaggtcttgcAACAGTTGTGGTGTTTATACTAGgagtaattttgtaattttattcatttttaattaaaaaacttgtgtttttatttgtttgcaaATTTCTAGTCTAATCGAATCGGTAAGCTTCGGTAAAGCCGTGAACCAATTACTCTTTTCTAAGCTATGTTCATTAGTTTTAACATGTTCTTACGGTGGGGAAATCTTTgtgaaacttgcacattcaggcaactgttTCTGTAAggatgatccaatatgggttagtttCCCCTGAAAAGGTAGACGATAACATATGGGAcacacttcgtgtaaaaacctgactcacccaatcccgGACCATGGTCAAATGGGCTttcccgggctcctctccagagagtgaaggatgtaaccgggactaatgtccggaggaagaagaaaataattttgaggTGTAATTTACTAGCTTAGCTTAGTCATGTGTCAAAGTGATACCAAATTTTCTCGAGCTCCTCCGTGCTTCAGAATGCCGTGGTTCCCGACTGTCATCACTAGTTGTTATGCCACTTCATGTCTTTAGGCGGCCTGAACAATCTAGCACCTATGTTGTCTACTTACACATACGCCAAAGAAACATCACAGATATATTTCAGGTGTTCCTCATGTCGTCCGCTCCGCAAGGGATGCCCACGGCGAAGCCGCGGAAGCTGCTGCGCATGCTGTGGTTCTTTATCATATTAAGCGTGCTGTGGATGTGCCTGTCGCTGTGTTCCATCAACCTCATGATGGCTAATGGGACCATCATGTTTCGGTGGCTCGAAAATAGGTGTTTTACCAAATCTCGAATATTCACTATTATATACATTACTACCAATAACTAACTACCAATGACACTTCTGAATTTCAGTTCCGACGATGTGAAGATGGCTCTGAAGGTTTTACTAATCATATGCACGCTTATTCACGACATGGTGCAGGCGACGATAATCACTAGCTACTGTCTGCAAGCGCAGCTGCTACAGGCGCACCTTATGTTTCTCAAGGAACGTCTGCTCAACAGAACTATTACTCCGCTAAATTGGATGAAGGTAACTGTAACTACCAGTAGGTATTAGAAAAATCACATAGGTATAGCATATTGGAGACATAATAAGTCTTTAGAAAAcaagattaaaatataaaaaatgtaatgacGAAAGCCACTTACTATATTTGCAGTATCTATTTATTACtcgtattatatttgtataaaatatgctGAAACAAAGAATTGTGCTGTTGCATATAAGCTTTATACTATAagacactagctgtgccctcAACTTCGTCTgcttggaatagttatttcgggcatcattgaagccctcaaggatgaataatttccccgtttttttcacattttccattatttctttgctccttatagttgcagcgtgatgttatatagccttgcTCGATAAATCGTCTATTCAAGGcaaaaagcaacaaaaaaacaaactcttcagctttaaaatattatagtatagatTACATTAACCAAGAGAGCTTTCAACTTTCATGGGAGAAGGTTCTGAAAGTTGGTTGGTGTTAgttctaattattttatttaaaataaaaataatgttttaggAAATAGAAGAATTCAGAAAATTGTTGAAATACTTGAACAACGACTTGGCGCCTGCGGTGTGCATGTTCACCATAGTAAACGTGTCGTGGGCCACGTCGGGAATACTATGGCTGCTGAATTTGGACAAAGTGGACACGGAGACCGAGCCGATAGTCGGCATCAGCGTGCTCAACCAGCTGCTGTGGGTGGCGGCTGTCATCGCACCATTCGTACAGGTATCTCAAACATTCTCAGCATATCTTTCACTCACCATACTGTGTTATGCCCGTTTTCCTATTTCTTTTCGAATTTCTGCTAATAAAGTATGTAGTGATATGGTGGATGTAATTTTACAAACTGGCAACAGCGATTAtggcatttattttataaagagtATCAGATTTCTATATTCCTCAATATCTAATCATTCTGACATGTAATTCCTCGCTGGGGAGGACGCCCtctatttctattctaagatCGTTATCATAGTCGGAAATGGGGTCAAGGCAGTCAGGTTTACGGAAAAGCGACGATTGTCTGTCACCGATATTTCGCACTGTACGATACTCgacagtttttatgtatgaatgactGGTACTTTTTAGGTTAAATCTACTGATCGGATAAGAGTCATACCTTTAGTATAGTTTATTCATCAGAATAACGCATAGGCTACAATTCACGCGTCCAGCAGACGGATACTATTCAATAGGATTTGTAGGATAGATGTAAATAATTGTGTGCGGTATCACCAGGCGGCGCGACTATCGGCGGAGTGCCGGCACACGCAGTCGGTGGGGCACGAGCTGTGCGTGCGGCCGTACCTGCACCAGGACACCTCGCACGAGGACATCAGCGCCGTCCTCATGTACTCCTCCACGCTAAAACTGCGTGCCAAGCTTTTCTACTACCCCGTTGCGGGACGATACGTCTGCTTGATCGCCACTATTGCCATTATCATACTGTTCTCCCTTGGGATGTGCCATTATTTgcaatgattttattaatattaattatcaatattgtaattttaattaataatagtttaaattaaacgagTGTTTTCTACcatatatcatttttatttaattcatatacctatttgtataatttggCGTTACatagaattgaaatattaatctAAATTTTAACACCACATACCTAAATAACATCAATATTTTACTAATAACATCAACCCACGCGTTAAACATTGTTGTACGTCTACAGTAGACGTAGTATATGGTCTATTAAATCACTAGAATCTAcatttgttagttttttagGTAGACATTGTTACAGCcatatttattacacatagtctatttcaaatttaacaatGATCGTAAACGGAAGAATGTTTCGACCCGAATCTCCCGACTAGATGATTCCGATGGTGAATAAATATGACATTTGGGATGTCATATTTATTCACCATAGGGATCATGTTAAACTAAAGCTAATTAGCAATAATAAACTTCGACGCATAAACACACCGAACGCGAGTCAGTAATATACCAGAAACTTTGAACTACACTGTTCCAATTTCACAGGTACGGCACCACAATAGTGGTGGGACAAAATAACCATACCCGTAGAGACGGGGCAAAGTTAATCAACCAAATTATCTCAATTCAGCAATCTGAATTGTATGGTTATTTAAAGGGATTAAATAAAAGggatttttacatttacagGGCCTTTTCAGTTTCAGAACTACAAAGGCCctgtaaatgtaaaaatccCTTTGCGTCCTAAGGCCTACGCCGCGGTTCCCACATTAAGTGAACACAATGACGATCTAAAAAACAGTACGTGTGTAATGAGGAAGAGGTTTTACTTTAACAAGTGTTAGTCTGTGTGCGGATGCGAGTGTCGCGGCAGCTGGTCGGCCCACCAGCCCAGCAGGTCCTTGAGCGCGGGCTCGCGCGCCGCTGAGCTGTTCGCGCCGCACGCGCCCTTGCTGCGGTGGCTCGCGGCTGAAACGATTACGACGGGTCATATTGAAGAAAACCAGAGAACCCGCTTCCTAAATAGGTTTCCTCTTATTTTGCTTTTCTTTGTCGTATGGTTCCCGCCACTTAAGAATAAgcccattccatctctttcccatggatgtcgtaaaaggcgacttagggaaaggctataaatttgggattattcttcTAGGCCTACAAACATAACGTTAATCTCGTCACTTGATGCCGTAATGAAAAgatctttttacaaaatattgtttctttaTTCTAAACAGAGAACAAGAACAAACCACCAAAAACTCATTTATAtctttgtataatatatttatttttcttatttaaaaatattttatactcacTTGTTGTAGATTTCTTGTTGAGCGCGGGATGCGGGTCACTCAGAGTCGgctgcaaatattttttatttacgttgACGGGGCTCTCCggcctaaaaatataaaggtgACACATTTTCATTACTGCAACTGTATTGATTTTTTCATTCtatgtatattgttatttgcataataaatatatcgtACCGGGGTATTGTGACGGACGGCAAGCCTGGTCGTTTGAATGGTCCTTTGGTAGACGACCTTTTGATCTGAGTATCGGACGACGCTATCGCTGCAAGGTAAAGGGCAATGACTTTTTATATATCAAAATATGTCATAAGATTCAAAAGTGTAGAAGACCCGTTGCCCGCTGGTAGGTATTATCGTTCAAATTTATAACCCATCTATAccaaagatacatacatacatacatacatacatatagtcacgtctatatcccttgcggggtagacagagccaatagtcccgaaaagactgaatggccacattcagctgctctgcttaatgatggaattgagatccaaatagtgacaggttgcaagcccatcgcctaaaaaaaaggatcgcaattttataagcctatcccttagtcgccttttacgacatccatgggaaagagatggagtggtcctattctttttcgtattggtgccgggaaccacacggcataccaAAGATATTGAATAACTAATAGACTTACTAGAAATAACAGGTTGTGAAGTCGATTCGGTTATTTCCGCACGCCCTATGTTAGCGATTGCCGCCTGAaagtaaaactttattgaaaaaacatATTACTTCAGCATACATTTTGATTGTATGatgaatgtaaaaattacCTGGACTTCGGCctcaattttttctttatctgtCTTTTCGTTACCCATGTCGATGGCTTGTTCATTAGTTTTTCTTAAACCGGCAATCAAACTTGTCTGCTGCTTCTGTGAGTTTTCAACATggagttattaattattgaagACAAAAAATTAGCTGTTGCTGTTTGATTTTCTAACTAACGCGTTGTTTATGCGTTCAAGCTAATCCTTCtaggtttttattaat
This genomic window contains:
- the LOC106137042 gene encoding uncharacterized protein LOC106137042 isoform X2, with translation MTAILLDVCSLFLGKYSVLVNMNNEIDNASDLLDSHVLGNEKLCEPTMERSARSSLDANSVDIGEITDSPDTEYMSTSAILHYCKSKILLPYLKLLTIMGLRPVVDGSSSSKCAVCLSHFHSAQVAVFMFIGYFLQYMACFRRDRGFCYKLVPLALTSTLEYETYKQVCYGNVTFTYIGPSILHLTGFLYSLYLFRVSDNEQLQNLMERVFLMSSAPQGMPTAKPRKLLRMLWFFIILSVLWMCLSLCSINLMMANGTIMFRWLENSSDDVKMALKVLLIICTLIHDMVQATIITSYCLQAQLLQAHLMFLKERLLNRTITPLNWMKEIEEFRKLLKYLNNDLAPAVCMFTIVNVSWATSGILWLLNLDKVDTETEPIVGISVLNQLLWVAAVIAPFVQAARLSAECRHTQSVGHELCVRPYLHQDTSHEDISAVLMYSSTLKLRAKLFYYPVAGRYVCLIATIAIIILFSLGMCHYLQ
- the LOC106137042 gene encoding uncharacterized protein LOC106137042 isoform X1; translation: MTAILLDVCSLFLGKYSVLVNMNNEIDNGSYGSASDLLDSHVLGNEKLCEPTMERSARSSLDANSVDIGEITDSPDTEYMSTSAILHYCKSKILLPYLKLLTIMGLRPVVDGSSSSKCAVCLSHFHSAQVAVFMFIGYFLQYMACFRRDRGFCYKLVPLALTSTLEYETYKQVCYGNVTFTYIGPSILHLTGFLYSLYLFRVSDNEQLQNLMERVFLMSSAPQGMPTAKPRKLLRMLWFFIILSVLWMCLSLCSINLMMANGTIMFRWLENSSDDVKMALKVLLIICTLIHDMVQATIITSYCLQAQLLQAHLMFLKERLLNRTITPLNWMKEIEEFRKLLKYLNNDLAPAVCMFTIVNVSWATSGILWLLNLDKVDTETEPIVGISVLNQLLWVAAVIAPFVQAARLSAECRHTQSVGHELCVRPYLHQDTSHEDISAVLMYSSTLKLRAKLFYYPVAGRYVCLIATIAIIILFSLGMCHYLQ
- the LOC106137042 gene encoding uncharacterized protein LOC106137042 isoform X3, translated to MERSARSSLDANSVDIGEITDSPDTEYMSTSAILHYCKSKILLPYLKLLTIMGLRPVVDGSSSSKCAVCLSHFHSAQVAVFMFIGYFLQYMACFRRDRGFCYKLVPLALTSTLEYETYKQVCYGNVTFTYIGPSILHLTGFLYSLYLFRVSDNEQLQNLMERVFLMSSAPQGMPTAKPRKLLRMLWFFIILSVLWMCLSLCSINLMMANGTIMFRWLENSSDDVKMALKVLLIICTLIHDMVQATIITSYCLQAQLLQAHLMFLKERLLNRTITPLNWMKEIEEFRKLLKYLNNDLAPAVCMFTIVNVSWATSGILWLLNLDKVDTETEPIVGISVLNQLLWVAAVIAPFVQAARLSAECRHTQSVGHELCVRPYLHQDTSHEDISAVLMYSSTLKLRAKLFYYPVAGRYVCLIATIAIIILFSLGMCHYLQ